The genomic DNA GCCGTGGCGCCGGCCGTGGACCTCGACGGGGTTGCCCCGCAATCTGATCACCAAGAAGCCGTATCTAGGCATCAACCACTTTTTGCTTTCGGCGTCGAAATTCGTATCGCCCTTCTGGCTGACGATGCGCCAGGCAAACCACCTTGGCGGATCGATCCGTAGAGGCGAGGAGAGCACGATCGTGACTTTCTGGAAGATCCACGACGCGAAGCAGAGCGAGACGGAAGACCTCGACGTCGAGCCGAAGGAGGAAAAGAACCGCCGCCGGTTCGTGCTTAGGTTCTATCGAGTTTGGAACCTCGAACAATGCGACCTGCCGCAAGCAGTACTCGATAAGCTGCCGAAGATCGAGATTCATCAGCAGGATCCGATCGAAGCGGTGGAGAAGATTGTCGCCGGAATGCCGAACCCGCCCGAGATCGTGCGCGCGGGCTCGAAAGCCTGCTATTCGCCGATCACGGATCGCGTCACGCTACCGCCGAGAGAGCTGTTCGAGTCGGCCGCCGAGGACGCGGCAACCACGCTGCACGAATTGAGTCATTCGACCGGCCACCAAAAGCGGCTCGGGCGCGAAGGAATAACCGAAGTGGCGCCGTTCGGCACCGCCGTGTACAGCCGCGAGGAGCTTGTGGCGGAGCTTTCAGCCGCGTTTCTGTGCGCCGAAGCCGGAATCTCGAACGCGGTCATCCAGAATCAGGCGGCTTACGTTGCCGGCTGGCTTCAGCGCCTGCGCGACGATCGCAGATTGATCGTTCAGGCAGTGGCCCAGGCGCAGAAAGCCGCCGATTACATCCTGAATCGGACTCCCGCCGAGTAAACGCGCGCGGCGGCCGAGCCTTCCGCTCGGCCGCCGCTAGTCCTCAGCCTTGAAAGTAGTTGTAGTCTACGCATTACCGGCCTGACGCAGCGCGGCCAGTCGGTTCTGCATCTGGATTCGATACGCATCCAGAGCAGACGCTCGACACTTGGCGGCCGCGGGTCACGCTGAGCAGCGAGGTAAGAAGCAGCAGCGCGACGCCCGCGTGGGTCGCCGCACTTAAATCCAACACGAACTTGCCAACCAC from Candidatus Binataceae bacterium includes the following:
- a CDS encoding zincin-like metallopeptidase domain-containing protein; the protein is PWRRPWTSTGLPRNLITKKPYLGINHFLLSASKFVSPFWLTMRQANHLGGSIRRGEESTIVTFWKIHDAKQSETEDLDVEPKEEKNRRRFVLRFYRVWNLEQCDLPQAVLDKLPKIEIHQQDPIEAVEKIVAGMPNPPEIVRAGSKACYSPITDRVTLPPRELFESAAEDAATTLHELSHSTGHQKRLGREGITEVAPFGTAVYSREELVAELSAAFLCAEAGISNAVIQNQAAYVAGWLQRLRDDRRLIVQAVAQAQKAADYILNRTPAE